Proteins from a single region of Fusobacterium russii ATCC 25533:
- a CDS encoding Txe/YoeB family addiction module toxin, with amino-acid sequence MIKEWSDEAWEEFLEQLKKDKNFLKRLEKILKDIERNSYKGIGKPEPLRFGFAGYWSRRIDDYNRIVYKIENDRIKIAQCGLHYND; translated from the coding sequence ATGATTAAAGAATGGTCCGATGAGGCTTGGGAAGAATTCCTAGAGCAATTAAAAAAAGATAAAAATTTTCTAAAAAGATTAGAGAAAATTTTAAAAGATATTGAAAGAAATAGCTATAAAGGAATAGGAAAACCTGAGCCTTTGAGATTTGGCTTTGCTGGCTATTGGAGTAGAAGAATTGATGACTATAACAGAATTGTTTATAAGATTGAAAATGATAGAATAAAAATAGCGCAGTGTGGTCTACATTATAATGACTAA
- a CDS encoding DMT family transporter, whose product MEEQKTKKTLMMVMCIFGTVGIFVNYIKLPTSLIAVVRGSLGAIFLFSMTKFKKEKISIKGIKTNWKMLFFSGALIGLNWIFLFEAYKYTTVAIATLCSYLAPVFMMLASHFILKEKLSKINVICISVALLGMLFVSGVLESKELAAGNFRGIFFGLMTALCYACVVFMNKFIKGVKANDMTIVQLAVAALALLPYTLISGSVSNIEFDFVSIIFLLIISTLHTGYSYAVYFECVGKLKTQTVAIYSYIDPIVAIVFSAIILKQRMTFLSMVGAVLILGSTLFSELMEKKRKI is encoded by the coding sequence ATGGAAGAACAAAAAACAAAGAAAACACTTATGATGGTTATGTGTATTTTTGGAACTGTAGGAATATTTGTGAATTATATTAAATTACCAACTAGCTTAATAGCTGTTGTAAGAGGAAGCCTTGGAGCTATTTTTCTTTTTAGTATGACAAAATTTAAAAAAGAGAAAATTTCTATTAAAGGAATTAAAACAAATTGGAAAATGTTATTTTTTTCCGGAGCATTAATAGGTTTAAACTGGATTTTTTTGTTTGAAGCCTATAAATATACTACAGTTGCCATAGCAACTCTATGCTCTTATTTAGCTCCCGTATTTATGATGTTGGCTTCTCATTTTATATTAAAGGAAAAGTTAAGTAAGATTAATGTTATATGTATTTCTGTAGCATTGTTGGGTATGCTTTTTGTATCAGGAGTACTTGAGAGTAAAGAGCTTGCAGCAGGAAATTTTAGAGGAATCTTCTTTGGACTGATGACAGCTCTTTGTTATGCATGTGTAGTTTTTATGAATAAGTTCATAAAAGGAGTTAAAGCAAATGATATGACTATAGTACAACTAGCAGTTGCAGCTTTGGCCCTTTTACCTTACACTTTAATCTCAGGAAGTGTTTCAAATATAGAATTTGATTTTGTATCAATAATATTTTTGTTAATTATAAGTACTCTACACACAGGTTATTCTTATGCTGTTTATTTTGAGTGTGTAGGTAAGCTGAAAACACAGACAGTAGCTATTTATAGTTATATAGACCCTATAGTTGCAATAGTATTTTCTGCAATAATTTTAAAACAGAGAATGACTTTTTTAAGTATGGTAGGGGCAGTGCTTATTTTAGGCTCAACACTTTTTAGTGAACTTATGGAAAAAAAGAGAAAGATATAG
- a CDS encoding type II toxin-antitoxin system Phd/YefM family antitoxin — protein sequence MTNINATNLRKNLFNYLDTAITYNDVINVNTKKGNAVIISEAEYNGLLETLYLLSVPGMKDKLAEGLNTSVEECEELEW from the coding sequence ATGACAAACATAAATGCTACTAATTTAAGAAAAAATTTATTTAATTATTTGGATACTGCTATAACTTATAATGATGTTATTAATGTGAATACTAAAAAAGGGAATGCAGTTATTATTAGCGAAGCAGAGTATAATGGATTATTAGAAACTTTATATTTATTATCTGTACCAGGTATGAAAGATAAATTAGCAGAAGGTTTAAATACTTCAGTTGAAGAATGTGAGGAATTAGAATGGTAA
- a CDS encoding transporter, with translation MKKTLLLVGVLLSASAYSFNFNPQLPKSYSVKYFHNFGTIDGYVQIPKGGQFGTTSEKRPEFDELGIDNISYPELSLTAKWDKFSMYYALNHKTFKGDATLKKDLITHNTQLYAGEKINTKHKYVFHRFGLGYDFSLAQNLTLTPKFEVSLFDFSYQFSTDAGKNSQRRFRAGTVRVGGAAKYDFSKDFSLTLDLMTHIPHDSIRSSLETSLIASYNVYRQGSTEVNVLAGLSYDMFKYRDTQRDMQNFMYSKTKPIYKLGLELKF, from the coding sequence ATGAAAAAAACTCTTTTATTAGTTGGAGTTCTTTTATCTGCTTCAGCTTATTCTTTTAATTTTAACCCGCAATTACCAAAATCTTATTCTGTAAAATATTTTCATAATTTTGGTACTATTGACGGCTATGTGCAAATTCCAAAAGGTGGACAATTCGGAACAACTTCTGAAAAAAGACCTGAATTTGATGAACTAGGAATTGATAATATTTCTTATCCTGAGTTATCTCTTACAGCTAAATGGGATAAATTTAGTATGTATTATGCTTTAAATCATAAAACTTTTAAAGGAGATGCAACACTAAAAAAAGATCTTATAACTCATAATACTCAACTTTATGCAGGGGAAAAAATAAATACTAAACACAAATATGTATTCCATAGATTTGGTTTAGGTTATGATTTCAGCTTAGCTCAAAACTTAACTTTAACTCCAAAATTTGAAGTATCGCTTTTTGATTTTTCTTATCAATTTTCTACTGATGCTGGAAAAAATAGTCAAAGAAGATTTAGAGCCGGAACTGTAAGAGTAGGTGGAGCTGCTAAGTATGACTTTAGTAAAGATTTTTCTTTAACTCTTGATTTAATGACACATATTCCTCATGACAGTATAAGATCTTCACTTGAAACTTCTTTAATCGCTTCTTACAATGTCTATAGACAAGGAAGTACTGAAGTTAATGTTTTAGCTGGACTTAGCTATGATATGTTTAAATATAGAGATACTCAAAGAGATATGCAGAACTTTATGTACTCTAAGACAAAACCTATTTACAAGTTAGGTCTGGAATTAAAATTCTAA
- the fomA gene encoding major outer membrane protein FomA, with amino-acid sequence MKKLALVLGSLLVVGTAATAKEVMPAPVMVPEKVVEVVEKPVIVYRDREVAPAWRPNGSVDVQYRWYGNTENKEKGNDGKEGKKASWANKNDDYGRLQIVTNVNFTEKQTLNIRTRTYNGLKSENRSHNEKTDQIRLRHFYDFGTVADTKITAKSRLEYTQDLGDGEKAAEASVAFDFANYFFSNDYFKVDTFALRPLYSHTWANHGDDDSFNRYGLSLETAYTLPFGFGLEFNIHGRHDRKLKNNRYKYDLSPEKKTKSDTWAEIELILSNSVNLYKTGNFAVNFNFEGGYDTYDVHKKKMVYSADKTGAYRSKYSLYALPTLELTYKPTDFVKLYAAAGAEYRNWNYTAQSEARNWRWQPTAWAGMKVTF; translated from the coding sequence ATGAAAAAATTAGCATTAGTATTAGGTTCTTTATTAGTGGTAGGAACTGCTGCAACAGCTAAAGAAGTAATGCCTGCACCAGTAATGGTACCTGAAAAAGTAGTAGAAGTAGTAGAAAAACCTGTAATAGTTTACAGAGACAGAGAAGTTGCTCCAGCTTGGAGACCAAATGGATCAGTAGATGTACAATACAGATGGTATGGAAATACTGAAAACAAAGAAAAAGGTAATGATGGAAAAGAAGGAAAAAAAGCTTCTTGGGCTAATAAAAATGATGACTATGGAAGATTACAAATAGTAACAAATGTTAACTTTACTGAAAAACAAACTTTAAATATCAGAACTAGAACTTATAACGGATTAAAATCTGAAAACAGATCTCATAATGAAAAAACAGATCAAATAAGATTAAGACATTTCTATGATTTTGGAACTGTAGCTGACACAAAAATTACAGCTAAATCAAGATTAGAATATACTCAAGATTTAGGAGATGGAGAAAAAGCTGCAGAAGCATCAGTAGCATTTGACTTCGCTAACTACTTCTTCTCAAATGACTACTTTAAAGTAGATACATTTGCTTTAAGACCATTATATTCTCATACTTGGGCAAATCATGGAGATGATGATTCATTCAATAGATATGGATTAAGCTTAGAAACTGCTTATACATTACCATTTGGATTTGGATTAGAATTTAATATCCATGGAAGACATGATAGAAAATTAAAAAATAATAGATATAAATATGATTTAAGTCCTGAAAAGAAAACAAAATCTGATACTTGGGCAGAAATTGAGTTAATATTATCAAATTCTGTAAACTTATATAAAACTGGTAATTTTGCAGTTAACTTCAACTTTGAAGGTGGATATGATACTTATGATGTTCATAAAAAGAAAATGGTATATTCAGCAGATAAGACAGGTGCTTACAGATCTAAATATTCTTTATATGCATTACCAACTTTAGAGCTTACTTATAAACCTACAGATTTCGTAAAATTATATGCAGCAGCTGGTGCTGAATATAGAAACTGGAATTACACTGCTCAATCTGAAGCTAGAAACTGGAGATGGCAACCAACTGCTTGGGCTGGTATGAAAGTTACTTTCTAA
- a CDS encoding type II toxin-antitoxin system RelB/DinJ family antitoxin produces the protein MNMLRGGNSNLGEKEKINVNFRLEKDLKDELDILCAEIGMTVTTAFTIFAKKFVRERRLPFIVDADPFYSEKNIERLKKSIEQLETKGGTVHEITEVLDD, from the coding sequence ATGAACATGCTAAGAGGTGGTAATAGTAATTTAGGAGAAAAGGAAAAAATCAATGTTAACTTTAGACTTGAAAAAGATTTAAAGGATGAATTGGATATCCTTTGTGCTGAAATTGGCATGACAGTAACCACTGCATTTACTATCTTTGCCAAGAAATTTGTAAGAGAAAGACGGCTACCATTTATAGTTGATGCAGACCCATTTTATAGTGAAAAAAATATAGAAAGATTAAAAAAATCTATAGAACAATTGGAAACTAAAGGTGGAACCGTTCACGAAATAACGGAGGTTTTAGATGATTAA
- a CDS encoding Txe/YoeB family addiction module toxin, giving the protein MVSNIYKIIVTKQALKDKEKIKQFPALERNVKNLIEIIKLNPYQNPPSYEALVGNFKGLYSRRINRQHRLVYRVLEEEKIIMIISMWNITAYNF; this is encoded by the coding sequence ATGGTAAGCAATATTTATAAAATAATTGTGACCAAACAAGCCCTCAAAGATAAAGAAAAAATAAAACAATTTCCAGCATTAGAAAGAAATGTTAAAAACTTAATAGAAATTATAAAATTAAACCCTTATCAGAACCCACCTAGTTATGAAGCTTTAGTTGGAAATTTTAAGGGATTATATTCAAGACGTATAAATAGACAACATAGATTAGTATATAGAGTTTTAGAGGAAGAAAAAATTATAATGATTATTAGCATGTGGAACATTACAGCATATAATTTTTAA
- a CDS encoding autotransporter outer membrane beta-barrel domain-containing protein has protein sequence MKLNKKQIMSIKNIVYILAVYSLGINSFASPLEIKKIKENWVSPTGIESVAGNISGKEASITIGDIKVSNTTKPFVGNSQKMYEVSGSYLNLDKSSSAYIKNGKAIINSGTVGDVSGAYIFSLNGGKAEVSQSETIINNGDIDGSEFGGAFGGRASVIVSKNSTSTEAYTSTLKNKLTIKNSIDIHGATIAAGQSYSNSLNQKSEITAISKENSLEILGGTIDSYIMQIAGGYSYGFSGDANNYTGGGSEKVTTIAENNIVFIDNSSLKGNIFGGKADSTTFNGSASAKANNNKIKIKNINLSSITGGESSAMVNDLAENKDFKITSNANQNTVEINNGNVKKITGAYAFSGDFMGNTVVSSIANGNKVIINGGKIVGDFTNKSIEAGLALASSTSNSVMSEANYNEIHINSGEIENNIYAAISQADSSGSVSKASANNNAIFISAGKVASGKNIIAAGILSSSENNVDARNNKIEISGNPVLNGVNLYGAILMQSAVTPLFKTHKNMKDNILSIKTKNISVNNIAAFQKINFEIPKPLKNNEAILTLTSTDNTNLSDTSIEASSTGNIDIDKIILLKKDNGIFEDNNIKLGKMLEGISLIYDIEISKDKNEIFVDTKKSKKTLNPATKSLVETPAGAASLINRGLYLTAQKASDIATSGYSNGINSFIISDISDIRSKTGSHIDIKGRNINAGISKKVSLKNTNVTYGALIEHGQGKYKSYIENDIKAEGNIKNIGISVFTKYNYSNNFYSEGSLHMGQLNSDYKSNSFSIPVTYDYKTKYYAAHIGIGKNIKIDSYKNISLYSKYFINRQNKKDVTLSSGEVYKFSSVTSSNILLGTEYSQKINEKNKIYTNVAYQYEFDGKSNATYKGLTTASPSLKGSSLVIDLGWQTQIKDNIKLNLGFNKWLGKQRGSSFNIGIDYKF, from the coding sequence ATGAAATTGAACAAAAAACAGATAATGAGTATAAAAAACATTGTCTATATTTTAGCTGTTTATAGTTTAGGTATTAATTCTTTTGCTAGTCCATTAGAAATAAAGAAGATAAAAGAGAATTGGGTATCTCCTACAGGTATAGAAAGTGTTGCTGGAAATATTTCTGGTAAAGAAGCTTCTATTACAATAGGAGATATTAAAGTTTCCAATACTACTAAACCTTTTGTTGGAAACTCTCAAAAAATGTATGAAGTTAGTGGAAGTTATTTAAACCTAGATAAATCTTCTTCAGCTTATATAAAGAATGGAAAAGCAATAATTAACAGTGGTACTGTTGGTGATGTAAGTGGAGCATACATTTTTAGTTTAAATGGAGGTAAGGCAGAAGTAAGTCAAAGTGAAACAATAATCAATAATGGAGATATTGATGGAAGTGAATTCGGTGGTGCCTTTGGTGGAAGAGCTAGTGTTATTGTCAGTAAAAATTCTACTTCTACTGAAGCATATACTTCTACATTAAAAAATAAACTAACTATAAAAAATAGTATTGATATACACGGAGCTACTATTGCCGCTGGACAAAGTTATTCAAACTCTTTAAATCAAAAAAGCGAAATTACTGCTATCTCAAAAGAGAATTCTCTTGAAATTCTTGGTGGAACAATTGATTCATATATTATGCAAATAGCTGGTGGTTATAGTTATGGTTTTTCTGGAGATGCTAACAATTACACAGGTGGTGGTTCTGAAAAAGTAACTACTATTGCTGAAAATAATATAGTTTTTATAGATAATTCTAGCTTAAAAGGGAATATTTTTGGTGGTAAAGCTGATTCTACAACATTTAATGGAAGTGCTTCAGCAAAAGCAAACAATAATAAAATAAAAATAAAAAACATTAACTTAAGTTCTATCACTGGTGGAGAAAGTTCGGCTATGGTAAATGACCTTGCCGAAAATAAAGATTTTAAAATTACTTCTAATGCAAATCAAAATACTGTAGAAATTAATAATGGAAATGTTAAAAAAATTACAGGGGCATATGCATTTTCTGGAGATTTTATGGGAAATACAGTAGTTAGCTCAATTGCAAATGGAAATAAAGTGATCATTAATGGCGGAAAAATTGTTGGTGATTTTACAAATAAATCAATTGAAGCTGGTTTAGCTCTAGCAAGTTCTACTTCAAATTCAGTAATGTCAGAAGCAAACTACAATGAGATACATATAAATTCAGGAGAGATAGAAAATAATATTTATGCTGCTATATCTCAGGCAGACTCTTCAGGTTCAGTCTCTAAAGCAAGTGCAAATAATAATGCTATTTTTATAAGTGCTGGTAAAGTAGCAAGTGGTAAAAATATAATAGCTGCTGGAATCTTATCTTCTTCAGAAAACAATGTTGATGCAAGAAATAATAAAATTGAAATCTCTGGAAACCCAGTCTTAAATGGAGTTAATTTATATGGAGCAATTTTAATGCAAAGTGCTGTAACACCACTTTTCAAGACTCACAAAAATATGAAAGACAATATTCTTTCAATAAAAACAAAAAATATCAGTGTAAATAACATAGCTGCTTTTCAAAAAATTAATTTTGAAATACCTAAACCTTTAAAAAATAATGAAGCAATTTTAACTTTGACTTCCACTGATAACACAAATTTATCTGATACTTCAATAGAGGCGAGCTCTACTGGTAATATAGACATTGACAAAATTATTTTATTGAAAAAAGATAATGGCATATTTGAAGATAACAATATCAAGTTAGGTAAAATGTTAGAAGGAATTTCTTTAATTTATGATATTGAAATTTCTAAAGATAAAAATGAAATATTTGTTGATACTAAAAAATCTAAAAAAACTTTAAATCCTGCTACTAAATCATTAGTTGAAACCCCTGCTGGTGCTGCTTCTCTTATTAATAGAGGACTTTATTTAACTGCACAAAAAGCTTCTGATATTGCAACTTCTGGTTACTCTAATGGAATAAACAGCTTTATTATTTCAGATATTAGTGATATTCGTAGTAAGACAGGTTCTCATATAGATATTAAAGGAAGAAATATAAATGCTGGGATTTCAAAAAAAGTTTCACTAAAAAATACTAATGTGACATATGGAGCATTAATTGAACATGGGCAAGGAAAATACAAGAGCTACATAGAAAATGACATTAAAGCAGAAGGAAATATAAAAAATATTGGAATTTCTGTTTTTACTAAATATAATTATTCAAACAATTTCTATTCAGAGGGAAGTTTACATATGGGACAACTAAATTCTGATTATAAATCAAATAGTTTTTCTATTCCTGTAACTTATGACTACAAAACAAAATACTATGCTGCTCATATAGGAATTGGAAAAAATATAAAAATAGATAGCTATAAAAATATTAGTTTATATAGTAAATATTTTATAAACAGACAAAATAAAAAAGATGTAACATTGAGTAGTGGAGAAGTATATAAATTTAGCAGTGTAACAAGTAGTAATATATTACTAGGAACAGAATATTCCCAAAAAATAAATGAAAAAAATAAAATTTATACGAATGTAGCCTACCAATATGAATTTGATGGGAAATCAAATGCTACTTATAAAGGTTTAACTACAGCTTCTCCATCTTTAAAAGGTAGCAGCCTTGTAATAGATTTAGGTTGGCAAACTCAAATAAAAGATAATATAAAACTAAATCTCGGTTTTAATAAATGGTTAGGAAAACAGAGAGGAAGCTCTTTCAATATTGGAATTGATTATAAATTTTAA
- a CDS encoding YheT family hydrolase: MKEYKPSLLFKNAHINTIFPTFFRKIEVKYQREKIFLNNFDFLNFDWIKNGNKRIIILCHGLEGSSNSHYIKAFAKYFSERNWDVLALNYRSCDGEISASPFYYVSGKGDEIEIALKYTAAYDEIVLIGFSLGANKILHYLGNEDIQNKKIKGAFVVSPPCDLHGSSLMMIKKSNKFYSDFFLKQLKNKVLKKEEKYPKIFNSFGISLEKVLNTKNLIDFDNEFTAKLNGFKNADEYYIKNSSLYTLNKIKINTLILTAMDDPMMSESCYPREKVKLNPFLNLQTPKYGGHVSYASFTKEYWLENYAYDYIENNIIKKDKA; the protein is encoded by the coding sequence ATGAAAGAATATAAGCCCTCATTGTTATTTAAAAATGCACATATAAATACTATATTCCCGACATTTTTTAGAAAAATTGAAGTGAAATATCAAAGAGAGAAAATTTTTTTAAATAATTTTGATTTTTTAAATTTTGATTGGATAAAAAATGGAAATAAAAGAATAATAATTCTTTGCCATGGTTTAGAAGGAAGTTCTAATAGTCATTACATTAAAGCTTTTGCAAAATACTTTTCAGAAAGAAATTGGGATGTGTTGGCATTAAATTACAGAAGCTGTGATGGTGAAATAAGTGCAAGCCCTTTTTATTATGTTTCTGGCAAGGGTGATGAAATAGAGATAGCATTAAAATATACAGCTGCTTATGATGAAATAGTATTAATTGGATTTAGCTTAGGTGCAAATAAAATTCTGCATTATTTAGGGAATGAAGATATACAAAATAAAAAAATAAAAGGAGCATTTGTTGTTTCTCCGCCCTGTGATTTACATGGAAGTTCTTTGATGATGATTAAAAAATCTAATAAATTTTACAGTGATTTCTTTCTAAAACAATTAAAAAATAAAGTTTTAAAAAAAGAAGAAAAATATCCTAAAATTTTTAATAGTTTTGGAATAAGCTTAGAAAAAGTTTTAAATACAAAGAATTTAATTGACTTTGACAATGAATTTACAGCTAAATTAAATGGTTTTAAAAATGCAGATGAGTATTATATAAAAAATAGCTCCCTGTACACTTTAAATAAAATAAAGATAAACACCTTAATACTGACAGCTATGGATGATCCTATGATGAGTGAAAGCTGTTATCCCAGGGAAAAAGTGAAATTAAATCCCTTTTTAAATTTACAAACGCCGAAATATGGAGGACATGTTTCGTATGCATCTTTCACAAAAGAATATTGGTTAGAGAATTATGCTTATGACTATATAGAAAATAATATTATAAAAAAAGACAAAGCTTAA
- the secA gene encoding preprotein translocase subunit SecA yields the protein MINALLKKIFGTKNDREIKALSKVVEKINALEPEYEKLSDDELKDKTRIFKERLANGETLDDILVEAFAVVREASKRVLGLRHYDVQLIGGIVLHQGKITEMKTGEGKTLVATCPVYLNALTGRGVHVITVNDYLAKRDRDQMSRLYGFLGLSSAAILNGLSTQVRKEAYSSDITYGTNSEFGFDYLRDNMVSNLNDKVQRKLNYCIVDEVDSILIDEARTPLIISGAAEDRVKWYQISFQVVSMLTRSFETEKIKNIKEKKAMNIPDEKWGDYEVDEKARNIVLTEKGVKKIEKLLKLENLYSPEHVELTHYLNQALKAKELFKRDRDYLLKDTGEVVIIDEFTGRAMEGRRYSDGLHQAIEAKEGVNIASENQTLATITLQNYFRMYEKLAGMTGTAETEATEFVHTYGLQVVVIPTNLPVIRKDHADLVYKTRKEKINAIVDRIEKLYEKGQPVLVGTISIKSSEELSEILKARKIPHNVLNAKFHAKEAEIVAQAGRFKAVTIATNMAGRGTDIMLGGNPEFMALSEVNSRDDEKFKEVFEKYQAQCLAEKEKVLALGGLFILGTERHESRRIDNQLRGRSGRQGDPGESEFYLSLEDDLMRLFGSERVMLWMDKLKLPEGEPITHKMINSAIEKAQKKIEARNFGIRKNLLEFDDVMNKQRSAIYESRNSALAIDNLKDKILEMLKENISLKVFEKFSEEMKEDWDIDGLNEYLDDYYGYEETEEKEYLKHTRESYAERIYAKLAEKYEEKEKEIGSDFMRKLEKYILFEVVDNRWREHLKALDGLRESIYLRAYGQRDPVVEYKLISGQIFEQMIKTIQEQATSFLFKVVVRNEEEKSEVETISENNKKNPEGTCSCGSGKPYEKCCGR from the coding sequence ATGATAAATGCTTTATTGAAGAAAATTTTTGGTACAAAGAATGATAGAGAAATCAAGGCTTTGTCAAAAGTGGTAGAAAAAATAAATGCTTTAGAGCCAGAGTATGAAAAATTATCAGATGACGAATTGAAAGATAAGACAAGAATTTTTAAAGAAAGGCTAGCTAATGGAGAAACATTAGATGATATATTGGTTGAAGCCTTTGCAGTTGTTAGAGAGGCTTCTAAAAGAGTTTTAGGGTTAAGACATTATGATGTCCAATTAATTGGAGGTATAGTATTACATCAAGGAAAAATTACTGAAATGAAAACAGGTGAGGGGAAAACACTTGTTGCAACTTGTCCGGTATATCTGAATGCCTTAACAGGTAGAGGTGTACATGTAATTACGGTAAATGATTATTTGGCAAAGAGAGATAGAGATCAGATGTCAAGACTTTATGGCTTTTTAGGATTGAGTTCAGCTGCGATTTTAAATGGACTTTCTACACAGGTTAGAAAAGAGGCATATAGTTCAGATATTACTTATGGAACAAATTCTGAATTTGGATTTGACTATTTAAGAGATAATATGGTTTCAAATTTGAATGATAAAGTTCAAAGGAAATTAAATTATTGTATAGTCGATGAAGTTGACTCAATACTTATAGATGAAGCAAGAACACCCCTTATAATATCAGGTGCAGCGGAAGATAGAGTTAAATGGTATCAAATCTCTTTCCAAGTTGTATCTATGTTAACTAGAAGCTTTGAAACAGAAAAAATAAAAAATATAAAAGAAAAAAAGGCTATGAATATTCCTGATGAAAAGTGGGGAGATTATGAAGTAGATGAAAAAGCAAGAAATATAGTTCTTACTGAAAAGGGAGTAAAGAAAATTGAAAAGTTGTTAAAACTTGAAAATTTATACTCGCCGGAACATGTTGAATTAACTCACTATCTGAATCAAGCTCTAAAAGCAAAAGAATTATTTAAAAGAGATAGAGATTACTTACTAAAAGATACTGGAGAAGTTGTAATAATTGATGAATTTACTGGAAGAGCTATGGAAGGTAGAAGATATTCTGACGGACTGCACCAAGCTATTGAAGCAAAAGAAGGAGTTAATATAGCTAGTGAAAATCAAACTTTAGCAACTATAACACTTCAAAACTATTTTAGAATGTATGAAAAATTAGCAGGTATGACAGGTACTGCCGAAACAGAAGCAACAGAATTTGTACATACTTATGGTTTACAAGTTGTTGTAATTCCTACAAATTTACCAGTTATAAGAAAAGATCATGCAGACCTTGTTTATAAAACAAGAAAAGAAAAAATTAATGCAATTGTAGACAGAATAGAAAAACTATATGAAAAAGGACAGCCTGTTTTAGTTGGAACTATATCTATAAAAAGTTCAGAAGAATTATCGGAAATTCTAAAGGCAAGAAAGATTCCTCACAATGTTTTAAATGCTAAGTTCCATGCTAAAGAAGCTGAAATTGTTGCTCAAGCCGGAAGATTTAAAGCAGTTACTATAGCTACTAATATGGCAGGTAGAGGAACAGATATAATGCTTGGTGGAAATCCTGAATTTATGGCTTTATCTGAAGTAAATTCAAGAGATGATGAAAAATTTAAAGAAGTTTTTGAAAAATATCAAGCTCAATGTCTAGCAGAAAAAGAAAAAGTATTGGCTTTAGGGGGTCTTTTCATCTTAGGAACTGAAAGACATGAATCAAGAAGAATAGATAATCAATTAAGAGGAAGATCAGGTAGACAGGGGGATCCCGGAGAATCTGAATTTTATTTATCACTTGAAGATGATTTAATGCGTCTGTTTGGTTCAGAAAGGGTAATGCTTTGGATGGATAAGTTAAAGCTTCCTGAAGGTGAACCGATAACTCATAAGATGATAAATTCTGCAATAGAAAAGGCACAAAAGAAAATAGAGGCTAGAAATTTCGGAATTAGAAAGAATTTATTGGAATTTGATGATGTAATGAACAAACAGAGATCTGCTATATACGAAAGCAGAAATTCAGCTCTGGCAATTGATAACTTAAAAGATAAAATATTGGAAATGTTAAAGGAAAATATAAGTTTAAAAGTCTTTGAAAAATTCTCTGAAGAAATGAAGGAAGATTGGGATATAGATGGATTAAATGAATATTTAGATGACTACTATGGCTATGAAGAAACAGAAGAAAAAGAGTATTTAAAGCATACAAGAGAAAGCTATGCTGAAAGAATTTATGCTAAGCTAGCTGAAAAATATGAAGAAAAAGAAAAAGAGATAGGTTCAGACTTTATGAGAAAACTTGAAAAATACATATTGTTTGAAGTTGTTGATAATAGATGGAGAGAACATTTAAAAGCTCTTGATGGATTAAGAGAAAGTATATATTTAAGAGCCTATGGACAAAGAGATCCGGTTGTAGAATATAAACTTATATCGGGACAAATTTTTGAACAGATGATAAAGACAATACAAGAGCAGGCAACTTCTTTCCTATTTAAAGTAGTAGTAAGAAATGAAGAAGAAAAATCAGAGGTGGAAACAATATCTGAAAATAATAAAAAAAATCCAGAAGGGACATGTTCTTGTGGAAGTGGCAAGCCATATGAAAAATGTTGTGGAAGATAA